The following coding sequences lie in one Oceanivirga salmonicida genomic window:
- a CDS encoding bacteriocin — protein MIKEINEKELMEINGGFVITGTMVATGIGIFVGGFVVGKGIGTMIKKWTH, from the coding sequence ATGATAAAAGAAATTAATGAAAAAGAATTAATGGAAATAAATGGTGGATTTGTTATTACGGGAACAATGGTTGCAACTGGAATTGGTATTTTTGTTGGTGGTTTTGTAGTTGGAAAAGGTATTGGTACGATGATAAAAAAATGGACACATTAA